Proteins from a genomic interval of Macrobrachium nipponense isolate FS-2020 chromosome 33, ASM1510439v2, whole genome shotgun sequence:
- the LOC135202907 gene encoding KRAB-A domain-containing protein 2-like, producing the protein MESIWQLKNQSQELSTSHMNTGHGGEKKTYKVCVKQYGNIPRSIVSLYTVHCERCVEKRRRKETAAGVVVRPLSVRDLNERGQVDLVDMQTMKDRSYRFILHYMEYLTKFHVIRPLKSKTAAEVANELLFIFLDIDAPNILQSDNGREFTAEVIQELASLWPELILVNGRPRHPQSQGSIERGNGDMKLKLMAWIRDNNCAKWSYGVRFVQWAMNSS; encoded by the coding sequence atggaaagtaTATGGCAACTAAAGAATCAGTCACAGGAATTATCAACAAGTCACATGAACACCGGCCATGGTGGGGAAAAGAAGACTTACAAGGTTTGTGTGAAACAATATGGAAATATTCCAAGATCAATTGTGTCACTATATACCGTGCATTGTGAGCGCTGTGTTGAAAAGCGTCGCAGAAAAGAAACGGCAGCAGGAGTTGTAGTCAGACCACTGTCCGTAAGAGATCTCAATGAAAGAGGACAAGTAGATCTGGTCGACATGCAGACTATGAAGGATAGAAGTTATCGCTTTATTCTGCACTATATGGAGTATCTAACGAAGTTTCATGTGATTCGTCCCCTGAAATCAAAGACAGCAGCTGAGGTTGCCAATGAACTTCTTTTCATCTTCTTGGATATAGATGCACCAAACATCCTTCAGTCTGACAATGGACGTGAATTTACAGCTGAAGTGATCCAAGAACTTGCCTCACTATGGCCTGAACTCATCTTAGTAAATGGGCGTCCTCGGCATCCCCAGAGTCAGGGATCTATTGAAAGAGGTAATGGGGATATGAAACTCAAGCTCATGGCATGGATAAGAGACAATAATTGTGCTAAATGGAGTTATGGTGTCCGTTTTGTTCAGTGGGCCATGAACAGTTCATAG